Sequence from the Streptomyces sp. NBC_00358 genome:
CTCCGGGATGTGCCGGCCGGAGGCGTGGATCCGCTCGGCGCGCTCGACCGCGGCCGGGGAGAACACGCCGATCCACAGGCCGCCGTCGGAGGCGAAGGACTTCTGCGGGGCGAAGTAGTAGACGTCCGTCTCGGCGATGTCGACGGGCAGGCCGCCCGCGCCGGAGGTGGCGTCCACCAGGACGAGGGAGCCCTCGTCGGCGCCCGCGACGCGCTTGATCGGGGCGGCGACACCGGTCGAGGTCTCGTTGTGGGTGAAGGCGTAGACGTCGACGCCCGCCTCGGCGACCGGCTCGGGGTGCGTGCCCGGGTCGGAGGAGACCACGGTCGGCGCGGCGAGCCACGGGGCGAGCTTGGCCGCCTTCGCGAACTTGGAGGAGAACTCGCCGAACGTGAGGTGCTGCGACTTGTTCTCGATCAGGCCGTGCGTCGCGACGTCCCAGAACGCGGTGGAGCCGCCGTTGCCGAGGACGACCTCGTACCCGTCGGGCAGGGAGAACAGCTCGCTCACGCCCTCGCGCACCTTGCCGACCAGGTTCTTGACCGGGGCCTGGCGGTGGGATGTGCCGAGCAGAGAGCTGCCGGTCGCGGCCAGCGCGTCCAGAGCCTCCGTCCGCACCTTGGAGGGGCCAGCGCCGAATCGTCCGTCGGCGGGCTTGATGTCAGCGGGGATCTGGATATCAGCCACGCCGGGAGCCTAGCCGTTCCGGGAAACCTGGGTGAAACGTCGTCCGTCGGCTGAGACGGTCGGGTTGACGCGGGCCGGCGTGGCCACCGTCGTCGGAGGGGCCGTGGCGGGCCCCTCCGACGAGCGGTTTCACCTCATTCGGCGATCAGCCGTACCGGCAGCTCGAACAGGTCGTTCTGCGTCACCACCGGCTTGTTGCGGAGTTCCGACACCGGGACCGCGAGGTCCAGGGACGGGAAGCGCTCGTACAGGGCCGGCAGGGCGACGGCCGCCTCCAGACGGGACAGGGCCGCGCCGGGGCAGACGTGGGGCCCGTGGCCGAAGGAGATGTGCCGGTTCTTGCCGGTGCGGCTGATGTCGAACTCGCCCGCGGTGGGACCGTGGGCGTTCTCGTCGCGGCCGATCGCGCCGTACGACACGATGAGCGCGTCGCCCGCCGGGATCACCTTGTCGCCCACGGGGACGTCCTCCGTCGCGAAGCGGATGAGGACGTGCGAGGTCGGGGTGTCGTAGCGCAGGGTCTCCTCGACCACCGCGGACCAGTCGGCCTCGCCGGACAGCACGAGGGCGCGCTGGTCGGGGTGGGCGGAGAGGTTGACGACCGCGTTGACGATCAGGGAGATCGTCGTCTCGTGCCCCGCCGCGACCATGAGCTGGAGGGTGGAGACGATCTCCGCGTCGGTGAGGTGGTCGCCGTCCTCGGAGGCCAGGATCAGCGCGCTGGTCAGGTCGTCGCCCGGCTCGGCGCGCTTCGCCGCCACCGTCTCCGCCATGATCCCGGCCAGCTCGGTGAGCGTCGCGATGACCTCGGCCGGCGGGGTCTGCGTCGAGAAGAACTTCTCGAACAGCTCCTTCAGGCGCGGCAGCCGGGACTCCTCGATGCCCATGAGGTCGGCGATGACGTACATGGGCAGGGGGTAGGCGAAGTCGGCCTTCAGGTCGACGACATCGCCCGTGAGGTTGTCGAGCAGACTCTCCGTCAGCTTCGCGATCCGCTCACGCATCTGCTCCACCCGGCGCGGTGTCAGCGCCTGCGCGACCAGGGTGCGCATCCGCCGGTGGTCCGCGCCGTCCACGGTGAGCATCGAGCGGCCGGGGTTGGCGAGTCCGATCAGCGGCCAGTCGGGGGCGATCTCGCCGCGCTGCCAGGCACCCCAGACGTTGATGTCCTTCACCAGACGGGGGTCCGTGAGCAGGGCGCGCGCCTCGGCGTGGTGGGTGACCGCCCACACCGGCACACCGCCGGGCAGTTCGACGGCGGCGAGCGGCCCGGCTGCGCGCAGCGCGGCACTCTCGCCGTCCAGATCGGTGACGAAGGGGTCCAGGACTATGCGGGTCTCTTCGGTACCGGTGGTCATGCGGGGATGCCTCCAAGGGCTGGGGTGGGGGTTACTGCGGCTCCCGGGGGCAGGGGGCAGCCCCGGGCCCCGGCCGACGGCGCGTCGGCCGGGCGCGACGGTGTCTCAGAGGACGGGTACGGGCGTGAACCGTACGGGCAGTTCGCTCAGGCCCCGCA
This genomic interval carries:
- a CDS encoding cytochrome P450 family protein; translation: MTTGTEETRIVLDPFVTDLDGESAALRAAGPLAAVELPGGVPVWAVTHHAEARALLTDPRLVKDINVWGAWQRGEIAPDWPLIGLANPGRSMLTVDGADHRRMRTLVAQALTPRRVEQMRERIAKLTESLLDNLTGDVVDLKADFAYPLPMYVIADLMGIEESRLPRLKELFEKFFSTQTPPAEVIATLTELAGIMAETVAAKRAEPGDDLTSALILASEDGDHLTDAEIVSTLQLMVAAGHETTISLIVNAVVNLSAHPDQRALVLSGEADWSAVVEETLRYDTPTSHVLIRFATEDVPVGDKVIPAGDALIVSYGAIGRDENAHGPTAGEFDISRTGKNRHISFGHGPHVCPGAALSRLEAAVALPALYERFPSLDLAVPVSELRNKPVVTQNDLFELPVRLIAE
- the serC gene encoding phosphoserine transaminase, which translates into the protein MADIQIPADIKPADGRFGAGPSKVRTEALDALAATGSSLLGTSHRQAPVKNLVGKVREGVSELFSLPDGYEVVLGNGGSTAFWDVATHGLIENKSQHLTFGEFSSKFAKAAKLAPWLAAPTVVSSDPGTHPEPVAEAGVDVYAFTHNETSTGVAAPIKRVAGADEGSLVLVDATSGAGGLPVDIAETDVYYFAPQKSFASDGGLWIGVFSPAAVERAERIHASGRHIPEFFSLPTAIDNSRKNQTYNTPALTTLFLLNEQLEWINGQGGLAWSSARTKDSSTRLYRWAEDSKYATPFVTDAAKRSQVIGTIDFADEIDAAAVAKVLRANGIVDTEPYRKLGRNQLRVAMFPAIDPADVEALTRCIDYVIEKL